A single genomic interval of Lacrimispora sphenoides JCM 1415 harbors:
- a CDS encoding YoaK family protein — MGNGSNKKFTDHIGFHMLLAAIGGLMDAYSYVDRGNVFATGQTGNFVLAAIRFLSKDYKGMGRAFVPIGAFWLGVFLARHIYYKIYNEKHTHWISGILFLEIAVLFLVGFIPHTLPHLFANTAVSFAAAVQFCTFRNFGGNAAYAPVFCTGNMRSCAEMYYEGFVRKDRVCRIRAYHYSGILLAFFTGALTGGWLSFRLGEKAIWMACVLLLVSWITVGIEKKGQKAGQPLL; from the coding sequence ATGGGAAATGGATCAAATAAAAAGTTTACTGACCACATCGGATTTCACATGCTTTTGGCTGCAATAGGCGGATTAATGGATGCGTATTCTTATGTTGACAGAGGCAATGTATTTGCCACCGGCCAGACAGGGAATTTCGTACTGGCTGCAATTCGTTTCCTATCAAAGGACTATAAAGGCATGGGGCGGGCATTTGTGCCCATCGGAGCGTTCTGGCTGGGGGTTTTTCTCGCAAGACATATTTATTATAAAATTTATAATGAAAAACACACCCATTGGATATCGGGTATTTTATTTCTGGAAATTGCCGTATTGTTTTTGGTCGGATTCATTCCTCACACCCTGCCGCACCTGTTTGCCAATACGGCGGTGTCATTTGCCGCTGCGGTGCAATTTTGTACCTTCCGAAACTTTGGAGGGAATGCCGCTTATGCGCCGGTTTTTTGTACGGGAAATATGCGTTCCTGTGCGGAAATGTATTACGAAGGTTTTGTCAGAAAGGACAGAGTATGCCGGATAAGAGCATATCATTACTCGGGAATCCTGTTGGCCTTTTTCACCGGAGCCCTTACAGGGGGCTGGCTATCCTTCCGGTTGGGAGAAAAGGCGATTTGGATGGCTTGTGTGCTGCTATTGGTATCCTGGATAACCGTTGGTATAGAAAAGAAAGGACAAAAAGCTGGCCAGCCTCTGCTTTAG
- the obgE gene encoding GTPase ObgE, giving the protein MFADRAKIFIRSGKGGDGHVSFRRELYVPCGGPDGGDGGRGGDIIFEVDEGLNTLSDFRQIHKYTAQDGESGGKRRCHGKDGGNLVIKVPEGTVLKDFESGKVIADMSGENRREVILKGGKGGQGNMHYATPTMQAPKYAQPGQACQELWVQLELKVIADVGLVGFPNVGKSTLLSRVSNARPKIANYHFTTLNPHLGVVDMDGGKGFVMADIPGLIEGASEGVGLGHDFLRHIERTRVLVHVVDAASTEGRDPIADIHAINKELEAYNPELMERPQIIAANKTDAIYDDGEDPVEKLKAEFEPQGVKVYPISAVSGKGVKELLYAIYELLQTVNLSPIIFEKEFDVKSLRDALLPYSVEVTEDGVYVVEGPRIEKMLGYTNLESEKGFTFFQKFLKENGILDELEQAGIEEGDTVRMYGLEFDYYK; this is encoded by the coding sequence ATGTTTGCCGATAGAGCAAAAATATTTATAAGATCCGGAAAAGGCGGTGACGGTCATGTCAGTTTCCGGAGGGAACTTTATGTTCCGTGCGGCGGTCCTGACGGCGGTGACGGCGGCCGCGGCGGTGATATTATATTTGAAGTAGATGAAGGCCTTAACACATTAAGTGATTTCCGGCAAATTCACAAATATACCGCCCAGGACGGGGAATCAGGCGGAAAACGCCGATGCCATGGAAAAGACGGCGGAAACTTAGTGATCAAGGTTCCGGAAGGCACGGTGCTCAAGGATTTTGAGTCCGGAAAAGTTATTGCCGATATGTCCGGCGAAAATCGCAGGGAAGTTATATTAAAAGGCGGAAAAGGCGGACAGGGGAATATGCATTATGCAACTCCTACCATGCAGGCCCCCAAGTATGCCCAGCCTGGACAGGCTTGCCAGGAACTTTGGGTACAGCTTGAATTAAAGGTGATTGCGGATGTAGGCCTGGTTGGTTTTCCAAACGTAGGAAAATCCACCCTTCTTTCCAGAGTCAGCAATGCAAGGCCTAAAATAGCCAATTACCATTTTACAACCTTAAACCCACATTTGGGCGTTGTAGATATGGATGGGGGAAAGGGCTTTGTTATGGCTGACATTCCAGGGCTTATTGAGGGCGCTTCTGAGGGTGTTGGATTAGGACATGATTTTCTCCGCCATATTGAACGGACAAGAGTCCTGGTTCATGTGGTGGATGCCGCATCTACAGAAGGAAGAGATCCCATTGCGGATATCCATGCCATTAATAAAGAGCTGGAGGCTTATAATCCGGAGTTGATGGAACGTCCTCAGATCATTGCGGCCAATAAGACTGATGCGATCTATGATGACGGTGAAGATCCGGTTGAAAAGCTTAAGGCTGAATTTGAGCCTCAGGGTGTTAAGGTTTATCCTATATCCGCAGTAAGCGGCAAGGGCGTAAAAGAATTGTTATATGCTATTTATGAACTGCTTCAGACCGTGAATTTAAGTCCGATTATATTTGAAAAGGAATTCGATGTTAAGAGCCTGCGTGATGCACTCCTTCCATATTCTGTAGAAGTAACAGAAGATGGAGTTTACGTGGTAGAAGGTCCCCGCATTGAAAAGATGTTAGGCTATACGAATCTGGAATCAGAAAAAGGCTTTACCTTCTTCCAGAAATTCTTAAAAGAAAACGGAATTTTAGATGAGCTGGAACAGGCGGGAATTGAAGAAGGAGATACGGTCCGCATGTATGGTCTTGAATTTGACTATTACAAATAG
- a CDS encoding TrkH family potassium uptake protein, which yields MNKKVIIYLMGWILNIEAVFMLLPCVTALIYKETSGYWFLAVMAVCGGIGIILTRKKPENMVFFAKEGFVSVALSWIVLSFFGAMPFYLSGEIPRFEDAMFEVISGFTTTGSSILTDVESLSQCMIMWRSFTHWIGGMGVLVFILSLLPLSGGYNMYIMKAESPGPSVGKLVPRVRSTAKILYTIYLFMTVLQIILLLIGGMPLFDSLAISFGTAGTGGFGIKNSSMAFYDSYYLQGVVTVFMILFGINFNVYHLLLTRHPKEAFRCEEARAYLGIIAASVLFITFNIRGSFGSLFSAFHHAAFQVASIITTTGYSTVDFDLWPEFSKGILVALMFIGACAGSTGGGFKVSRVVILLKAVKKELGSLIHPRSVKVLKLDGKPIEHNVLRSINTFLCAYIVIFTFSVLIVSLDNFDFATNFTAVAATFNNIGPGLAGAGPLQNFSKFSALSKYVMMFDMLAGRLEVFPLLLIFAPSTWKNS from the coding sequence ATGAATAAAAAAGTTATCATCTATCTGATGGGCTGGATTTTAAATATTGAGGCAGTTTTTATGTTGCTGCCTTGCGTCACTGCATTGATCTATAAAGAAACCAGCGGTTATTGGTTTCTGGCAGTTATGGCAGTCTGCGGAGGCATTGGAATTATTTTAACACGCAAAAAGCCTGAAAACATGGTTTTCTTTGCAAAAGAAGGCTTTGTTTCCGTTGCACTAAGCTGGATTGTTTTAAGTTTTTTTGGGGCAATGCCCTTTTATTTAAGTGGGGAGATCCCCAGATTTGAAGATGCCATGTTTGAAGTGATTTCCGGCTTTACGACTACCGGATCCAGTATTTTGACGGATGTGGAATCTCTTTCCCAATGCATGATCATGTGGAGGAGCTTTACCCACTGGATTGGAGGTATGGGAGTTCTGGTATTTATTCTATCCCTCCTGCCTCTTTCTGGCGGTTATAATATGTACATTATGAAGGCAGAAAGCCCTGGCCCTTCCGTAGGAAAACTGGTGCCAAGGGTGCGGTCGACCGCTAAGATCCTTTATACAATCTATTTGTTTATGACGGTGCTGCAGATCATTCTTCTGCTGATAGGAGGTATGCCGCTGTTTGATTCCCTGGCAATCAGCTTCGGAACAGCCGGTACCGGTGGATTTGGAATCAAAAACAGCAGTATGGCTTTTTATGATAGTTACTATCTGCAGGGAGTTGTTACCGTATTTATGATTTTATTCGGTATAAACTTTAATGTGTATCACCTGCTTTTAACCCGCCATCCCAAAGAAGCCTTCCGCTGTGAGGAAGCCAGGGCATATCTTGGAATCATTGCGGCGTCTGTTTTATTTATTACCTTTAATATCCGCGGCAGCTTTGGAAGCCTGTTTTCCGCTTTTCATCATGCGGCCTTTCAGGTGGCCTCGATTATTACCACAACGGGCTATTCCACCGTTGACTTTGATTTATGGCCGGAATTTTCAAAGGGGATCCTGGTTGCACTCATGTTTATCGGTGCATGTGCAGGAAGTACGGGCGGAGGTTTTAAGGTATCAAGAGTCGTTATCCTTTTAAAGGCTGTAAAAAAAGAACTGGGATCCTTGATCCATCCCAGAAGCGTAAAGGTATTAAAGCTGGATGGAAAGCCCATTGAACATAACGTACTCCGGTCCATCAATACATTTTTATGCGCTTACATCGTGATTTTTACGTTCTCCGTTCTGATTGTCAGTCTGGATAACTTTGATTTTGCTACTAATTTCACTGCTGTTGCTGCAACCTTTAATAACATTGGACCAGGACTTGCAGGAGCCGGTCCGCTCCAGAACTTCTCTAAATTTTCTGCTTTGTCTAAATATGTCATGATGTTTGACATGCTTGCGGGACGTTTGGAGGTATTCCCATTGCTATTGATTTTTGCACCTTCTACATGGAAAAACAGTTAA
- the rpmA gene encoding 50S ribosomal protein L27 has product MLRMNLQFFAHKKGVGSTKNGRDSEAKRLGAKRADGQFVLAGNILYRQRGTHIHPGINVGRGGDDTLFALVDGVVRFERKGRDKKQVSVYPKAINE; this is encoded by the coding sequence ATGTTAAGAATGAACCTTCAATTTTTCGCTCATAAAAAGGGTGTTGGTTCTACCAAGAACGGTAGAGATTCCGAGGCTAAGAGATTAGGTGCCAAGAGAGCTGACGGTCAGTTCGTGTTAGCAGGCAATATTCTTTATAGACAGCGTGGAACTCACATTCATCCAGGCATCAACGTAGGCCGTGGCGGTGATGATACATTATTCGCTTTAGTGGATGGCGTTGTAAGATTTGAGAGAAAAGGCAGAGACAAAAAGCAGGTTTCTGTTTATCCAAAAGCAATTAACGAATAA
- the rplU gene encoding 50S ribosomal protein L21, whose translation MYAIIATGGKQYKVAEGDIIKVEKLGVDAGEAVTFDQVLVVNNGELAVGCPTVAGATVTGTVVKEGKAKKVIVYKYKRKSGYHKKNGHRQSYTQVKIEKINA comes from the coding sequence ATGTACGCGATTATTGCAACAGGTGGAAAGCAGTACAAAGTAGCGGAAGGCGATATCATTAAAGTGGAAAAACTTGGTGTTGACGCTGGCGAAGCTGTCACATTTGACCAAGTACTTGTTGTAAACAATGGTGAATTAGCAGTTGGTTGCCCAACCGTAGCAGGTGCTACCGTAACAGGTACAGTTGTGAAGGAAGGCAAGGCTAAGAAGGTTATTGTTTACAAGTATAAGAGAAAATCCGGATACCATAAGAAAAATGGTCACAGACAGTCTTATACTCAGGTTAAGATCGAAAAGATCAATGCTTAA
- a CDS encoding TIGR03960 family B12-binding radical SAM protein codes for MRKLALSDEILLRIEKPARYIGGEVNMVKKDLSAVDIRFAMCFPDVYEIGMSHLGMQILYDMFNRREDIYCERIFSPWTDLDQIMREQHIPLFALESQDPIKEFDFIGITLQYEMCYTNILQVLDLGQIPLHWEDRAEEDPIIIGGGPCAYNPEPLAEFFDMFYIGEGETVYFELMDRYKENKKKGGSRREFLEMASEIDGIYVPAFYDVSYHEDGTIESMKPNNPHAKEKVTKQLVVTMDEAYYIEKPVVPFIKVTQDRVVLEVMRGCIRGCRFCQAGNVYRPLREHSLEYLKDYASKLLKSTGHEEISLSSLSSSDYTHLEGIVNFLIDEFKDKGVNISLPSLRIDAFSLDVMSKVQDIRKSSLTFAPEAGSQRLRDVINKGLSEEIILKGAGEAFQGGWNRVKLYFMLGLPTETVEDMEGIAELSEKVAEVYYDIPKDQRNGKVQVVASSSFFVPKPFTPFQWARMCTKEEFLERAYIVKDKFKKMLNQKSLKYNYHEADLTVLEGVLARGDRKISSLIEEVYKNGALYDSWSEHFKNDIWMKAFETCGLDADFYTVRERDLEEVFPWDFIDAGVSKEFLKREWQNAIDAKVTPNCRERCSGCGAMNFEGGVCYETEN; via the coding sequence ATGAGAAAACTAGCATTAAGCGATGAGATTTTATTGAGAATTGAAAAACCGGCCCGCTATATCGGCGGCGAAGTAAATATGGTAAAAAAAGACCTGTCTGCTGTGGACATCCGTTTTGCCATGTGTTTCCCGGATGTTTATGAGATTGGGATGTCCCACTTGGGAATGCAGATTTTATATGATATGTTTAACCGTAGAGAGGATATTTACTGCGAGCGTATTTTTTCCCCCTGGACGGATTTAGACCAGATCATGAGGGAGCAGCATATTCCTCTTTTTGCTTTGGAATCCCAGGATCCTATTAAGGAATTCGATTTTATTGGAATCACCCTTCAATATGAAATGTGCTATACAAACATCCTCCAGGTTCTTGATTTGGGGCAAATTCCCCTTCACTGGGAGGACCGGGCAGAGGAGGATCCTATTATCATCGGCGGAGGCCCGTGTGCCTACAATCCTGAGCCCTTGGCGGAATTCTTTGACATGTTTTATATCGGCGAAGGAGAAACCGTTTATTTTGAACTTATGGACCGTTATAAGGAAAATAAGAAGAAGGGAGGAAGCCGCCGGGAATTTCTGGAGATGGCTTCAGAGATTGATGGTATCTATGTACCGGCTTTTTATGATGTATCCTATCATGAGGATGGCACTATAGAGAGCATGAAGCCCAACAATCCCCACGCAAAGGAAAAGGTAACGAAGCAGCTGGTCGTCACTATGGATGAGGCTTATTACATTGAAAAGCCGGTAGTTCCTTTTATTAAGGTGACTCAGGACCGGGTGGTCTTAGAGGTCATGAGAGGCTGCATCAGGGGCTGCCGTTTCTGTCAGGCCGGTAATGTTTACCGTCCACTAAGGGAACACAGTCTGGAATATTTAAAGGATTACGCCAGCAAGCTCTTAAAGAGCACCGGACATGAAGAAATTTCCCTTAGCTCTTTAAGCTCCAGTGATTACACCCATTTAGAGGGAATTGTGAATTTCCTGATTGATGAATTTAAGGACAAGGGAGTCAATATTTCCCTGCCTTCCCTTCGTATTGACGCTTTTTCCCTTGATGTCATGAGCAAGGTCCAGGATATCAGAAAGAGCAGTTTAACCTTTGCTCCTGAGGCTGGTTCCCAAAGGCTTCGTGACGTAATTAACAAAGGACTGTCAGAAGAGATCATCTTAAAAGGAGCAGGAGAAGCCTTTCAGGGCGGCTGGAACCGGGTAAAGCTTTACTTTATGCTGGGACTTCCAACAGAAACCGTAGAGGATATGGAAGGAATTGCAGAACTGTCGGAAAAGGTGGCGGAAGTCTACTATGATATTCCAAAGGATCAGAGAAACGGAAAGGTCCAGGTAGTAGCAAGTTCTTCCTTCTTTGTTCCAAAGCCATTTACTCCATTCCAGTGGGCGAGAATGTGCACAAAAGAAGAATTTTTAGAAAGAGCTTATATCGTTAAAGATAAATTTAAGAAGATGCTGAATCAAAAGAGCTTAAAATATAATTATCATGAAGCTGACTTGACGGTTCTGGAAGGTGTTTTGGCACGTGGGGACAGAAAAATCTCTTCCCTGATTGAAGAAGTTTATAAAAACGGTGCCTTGTATGATTCCTGGTCCGAACATTTTAAAAATGATATCTGGATGAAAGCTTTTGAGACCTGCGGCCTGGATGCGGATTTCTATACGGTCAGGGAAAGGGATTTAGAGGAAGTGTTCCCCTGGGACTTTATTGATGCAGGCGTATCAAAAGAATTTTTAAAGAGAGAATGGCAGAATGCCATCGATGCGAAAGTTACCCCCAACTGTAGGGAGAGATGTTCCGGCTGTGGGGCTATGAATTTCGAGGGAGGAGTCTGCTATGAAACTGAGAATTAA
- a CDS encoding TIGR03936 family radical SAM-associated protein, whose translation MKLRIKFSKQGPVKFVGHLDVMRYFQKAMRRAGIDIKYSEGFSPHQIMSFAAPLGVGLTSNGEYMDIEVNSMEDCKTMVSQLNEVMAEGIQIMECHILEERAKNAMSLVAAADYTLTFRDGKQPNDLVAFLNGLSDFMGQDHIFITKKTKKGEREIDLKAFIYELSVHGETIFMKISAGSADNIKPELVMEAYYQWLGQTCPEFAFQIQREEVYGNKVDEEHRMLVPLGHIGESLE comes from the coding sequence ATGAAACTGAGAATTAAATTTTCCAAGCAAGGTCCGGTCAAATTCGTAGGTCATCTGGATGTGATGCGTTATTTTCAGAAGGCTATGAGAAGGGCTGGGATTGATATCAAATACAGTGAAGGCTTCAGCCCGCATCAGATCATGTCTTTTGCAGCACCTTTAGGAGTGGGGCTTACCAGCAATGGAGAATACATGGATATTGAAGTGAATTCCATGGAGGATTGCAAAACCATGGTGAGCCAGTTAAATGAAGTAATGGCAGAGGGAATCCAGATCATGGAATGCCATATCCTTGAAGAACGGGCGAAAAATGCCATGTCTCTTGTTGCTGCCGCAGACTATACGCTGACGTTCCGGGACGGAAAGCAGCCAAACGATTTGGTTGCATTTCTAAACGGCCTTTCGGATTTTATGGGACAGGATCATATCTTTATTACCAAAAAAACGAAAAAGGGCGAAAGAGAAATAGATTTAAAAGCTTTTATCTATGAACTCTCGGTTCATGGAGAGACGATCTTCATGAAGATATCTGCCGGAAGCGCAGATAATATAAAGCCAGAGCTGGTGATGGAGGCTTATTATCAGTGGCTTGGACAGACCTGTCCGGAGTTTGCCTTCCAGATTCAGAGAGAAGAGGTTTACGGCAATAAGGTTGACGAAGAACATAGAATGCTTGTGCCTTTGGGGCATATAGGAGAATCCCTTGAATAA
- a CDS encoding ribosomal-processing cysteine protease Prp yields MIRVTVLVDSEQHYAGIQMLGHAGLSDDHQEGQELVCAAVSALTFNMTNSVEQFTEDSFEVDQEEKSGAFHFRFTSSISSGSQLLMNSLVLGLQDIEEEYGEPYIKIRFKEV; encoded by the coding sequence ATGATAAGAGTAACCGTATTGGTTGATTCAGAACAGCATTATGCTGGAATCCAGATGTTAGGACATGCCGGTTTATCTGATGATCATCAGGAAGGACAGGAACTAGTCTGTGCTGCAGTGTCGGCACTTACATTTAATATGACTAACAGCGTGGAACAGTTTACTGAAGATTCCTTTGAAGTGGATCAGGAAGAGAAGTCAGGTGCTTTTCATTTCCGTTTTACATCAAGTATCAGTTCAGGATCACAACTCCTAATGAATTCTTTGGTATTGGGTTTACAAGATATTGAAGAAGAATATGGAGAACCATATATTAAAATCCGATTTAAGGAGGTGTAA
- the trkA gene encoding Trk system potassium transporter TrkA, protein MKIIIVGCGKVGATLAEQLNNEHHDIMLIDKSADVINSITERIDVMGVVGNGAVYKVQMEAGIQETDLLIATTNSDELNMLCCLIAKKAGDCHTIARIRNPEYHSEINYIREELGLSLAINPEMAAAMEIARLLRFPSAIKIDTFAKGRIEILKFLVPDHSILNNMRVREVLSKLHCNVLICAIEHGSEVIIPSGESVMMAGDKISFIASPAEANEFFKQAGIDNNTIRTVMMVGGGKITYYVAKLLESTKINVKILEQNMERCNELSELLPKAMVIHGDASNQELLLQEGIGQIDAFASLTGFDEENIMLSLYAASQSKAKLITKVNRIAFENVIDSMNLGSVIYPKLITSETILQYVRAMQNSMGSNVETLYKIVADRAEALEFRVANEPSIVGIPLEKLELKNNLLVAFINRKGQFISPRGKDTLEEGDRVIVVTTVTGLNDLKDILR, encoded by the coding sequence ATGAAAATCATAATCGTGGGTTGCGGTAAGGTAGGTGCAACCCTGGCAGAACAGCTGAACAATGAGCATCATGATATTATGCTTATTGATAAAAGCGCAGATGTCATTAACTCTATTACGGAAAGAATCGATGTCATGGGCGTCGTGGGAAATGGGGCAGTTTATAAAGTACAGATGGAGGCTGGGATTCAGGAGACAGATCTTTTAATTGCCACAACTAATTCCGACGAGCTGAATATGCTATGCTGCCTGATTGCGAAGAAGGCAGGAGACTGTCATACCATTGCCAGGATCCGTAATCCGGAATATCACTCTGAAATCAACTATATCAGGGAAGAGCTTGGACTTTCCCTGGCTATTAATCCGGAGATGGCTGCAGCCATGGAAATCGCCAGGCTGCTCCGGTTTCCGTCTGCAATCAAAATTGATACATTTGCCAAGGGCAGGATTGAAATCTTGAAATTCCTGGTACCTGATCATTCCATCCTCAATAACATGAGGGTGCGGGAGGTCCTGTCAAAGCTTCATTGTAATGTGCTGATCTGTGCCATTGAGCATGGCAGTGAAGTTATCATCCCAAGCGGAGAATCCGTCATGATGGCAGGAGATAAGATATCGTTTATCGCATCACCTGCGGAAGCCAACGAGTTCTTCAAACAGGCAGGGATTGATAACAATACAATTCGGACAGTAATGATGGTTGGCGGCGGAAAGATTACATATTATGTTGCGAAATTGCTGGAAAGTACAAAGATCAACGTAAAAATTCTGGAGCAGAATATGGAGCGCTGCAATGAACTGAGCGAGCTTCTTCCAAAGGCTATGGTCATTCATGGAGATGCTTCTAATCAGGAACTGCTGCTTCAGGAAGGAATCGGTCAGATCGATGCCTTCGCTTCTCTTACCGGCTTTGACGAGGAGAACATCATGCTATCTCTTTATGCAGCAAGCCAGTCCAAGGCAAAACTTATTACAAAAGTAAACCGGATCGCTTTTGAAAATGTCATTGATTCCATGAATTTAGGCAGTGTGATTTATCCCAAACTCATCACGAGTGAGACCATTCTCCAATACGTCCGCGCCATGCAGAATTCCATGGGGAGCAATGTGGAGACCCTCTATAAAATTGTGGCGGACCGTGCGGAAGCTTTGGAATTCCGTGTTGCAAATGAGCCAAGTATCGTAGGGATTCCACTTGAAAAGCTTGAGCTTAAAAATAATCTTCTTGTGGCCTTTATCAACCGGAAGGGACAGTTTATCAGTCCCCGCGGAAAAGACACACTGGAGGAAGGCGACCGGGTGATCGTAGTCACCACGGTGACCGGGCTTAATGACTTAAAGGACATACTAAGGTAG
- a CDS encoding ribonuclease E/G, with protein sequence MNKLIITRWNGSVITLLQSGKETVQVNIEPEENQSVLGNIYIGKVNHIVKNINAAFVDIGGGQMGYLSLSDANILFVDQRTYNGKLRQGDEIIVQVERDAVKTKAPVLTGNLNVTGRYFVLTSGKKQIGFSTKITDQAWKQEMKSYLESRKDEDFGMIVRTNAYKVPKEELESELIQLMDSFKEMLDNAKHRTCYSLLYSSAPSYLTGLRDSLKSSLEAVITDEPDIYDAIKDYLTQCQPEDLGLLTWYEDNLLPLGKLYRIEKTMDEALGKRVWLKSGGYLVIEPTEALVVIDVNTGKYSGKKELRETIKKVNLEAAEEIGHQLRLRNLSGIIIIDFIDMEAEEDRRILMERLEGILSKDPVKTTVVEMTKLNLVEVTRKKIRKPLYEQALQMKEKVSL encoded by the coding sequence TTGAATAAGTTAATCATAACAAGATGGAACGGCTCGGTCATCACCCTTCTCCAGTCGGGAAAAGAGACGGTTCAGGTCAACATCGAACCGGAGGAAAACCAGTCTGTTTTGGGTAATATCTATATAGGAAAAGTAAATCATATTGTTAAAAATATCAATGCGGCTTTTGTAGATATTGGAGGGGGACAGATGGGATATTTAAGTCTGTCTGACGCCAATATCCTCTTTGTGGACCAGCGGACTTATAATGGAAAGCTTCGTCAGGGCGATGAAATCATCGTCCAGGTAGAACGGGACGCGGTGAAGACAAAGGCTCCGGTTCTCACTGGAAATTTAAATGTTACCGGCCGGTATTTTGTACTGACCTCCGGAAAGAAACAGATTGGATTTTCAACCAAGATCACGGATCAGGCATGGAAACAGGAGATGAAGTCCTATCTGGAATCCAGGAAGGATGAAGACTTTGGTATGATTGTCCGCACCAATGCCTATAAGGTTCCAAAAGAGGAACTGGAGTCGGAACTGATCCAGTTAATGGATTCTTTTAAAGAGATGCTGGACAATGCAAAGCACAGAACCTGCTACAGCCTTCTTTACAGTTCAGCCCCTTCCTACCTGACCGGCTTAAGAGACAGTCTTAAATCTTCCCTGGAAGCAGTCATTACCGATGAACCAGATATATACGATGCTATAAAAGATTATCTTACCCAGTGCCAGCCGGAAGATCTGGGGCTTCTTACATGGTATGAAGACAATCTGCTTCCTTTAGGAAAGCTTTACCGGATAGAAAAGACTATGGATGAAGCGTTGGGGAAAAGGGTCTGGCTGAAATCAGGGGGTTATCTGGTCATTGAACCTACGGAAGCCCTGGTAGTCATTGATGTAAATACAGGTAAATATTCCGGAAAAAAAGAACTTCGGGAAACGATCAAAAAAGTTAACTTAGAGGCTGCCGAAGAAATCGGGCATCAGCTTCGGCTTCGAAATTTATCCGGTATCATTATTATTGATTTTATTGATATGGAAGCAGAAGAAGACAGACGGATCCTTATGGAACGCCTGGAGGGGATTCTGTCCAAAGATCCGGTTAAAACGACCGTTGTAGAAATGACAAAATTAAATCTGGTGGAAGTGACCAGAAAAAAAATACGAAAGCCTCTTTATGAGCAGGCATTGCAGATGAAGGAGAAGGTTTCACTATGA
- the yhbY gene encoding ribosome assembly RNA-binding protein YhbY translates to MTSKQRSYLKGLAMNIDPIFQIGKSSLTPEITNGVAEALEARELIKITVLKNCLDDGSSIAAVLSERTHSEVVQVIGRKIILYKQAKEENKRKIVLPK, encoded by the coding sequence ATGACAAGTAAGCAGAGATCCTATTTAAAGGGATTGGCGATGAATATAGATCCTATCTTCCAGATTGGAAAGTCCAGCCTCACACCTGAGATCACCAATGGAGTTGCAGAGGCACTGGAAGCCAGAGAGTTAATAAAGATTACGGTACTAAAGAATTGCCTGGATGATGGAAGCAGTATTGCTGCAGTATTATCAGAGAGAACTCACTCCGAGGTCGTTCAGGTGATCGGAAGAAAGATTATCCTTTATAAGCAGGCGAAAGAGGAAAATAAGAGGAAGATTGTGCTTCCAAAATAA
- the nadD gene encoding nicotinate-nucleotide adenylyltransferase → MGRIGIMGGTFDPIHNGHLMIGGQAYKEYGLKEVWYMPSGHPPHKKNRNVSDPATRLAMTELAVKDHEGFVCSDFEVRRTGNTYTAQTLRLLREEYPEHSFYFIIGADSLYEIENWYEPDQVLAQAVILAARREYEEADRSMDKQIAYLASKYGADIRTLHCGEMDISSAELRRMIARGQSISDYVSREVIEFIEAHGLYQELEP, encoded by the coding sequence ATGGGTAGAATAGGCATTATGGGCGGTACGTTTGATCCAATCCACAATGGACATTTAATGATTGGCGGGCAGGCATATAAGGAATATGGCTTAAAAGAAGTCTGGTATATGCCTTCCGGACATCCGCCTCATAAAAAGAATCGTAATGTGTCAGATCCGGCTACCCGTCTTGCCATGACAGAACTTGCCGTGAAAGATCATGAAGGCTTTGTCTGTTCGGATTTTGAAGTAAGGCGAACCGGAAACACGTATACGGCGCAGACGTTAAGATTGCTGCGCGAAGAATACCCGGAGCATTCCTTTTATTTCATCATTGGAGCTGATTCTTTATATGAGATTGAGAATTGGTATGAGCCGGACCAGGTGTTGGCTCAGGCAGTCATATTGGCTGCCCGGCGGGAATATGAGGAAGCGGACCGTTCCATGGACAAGCAGATCGCTTATCTGGCCTCTAAGTATGGCGCGGATATACGCACACTTCACTGCGGGGAAATGGATATCTCTTCTGCAGAGTTACGCCGCATGATTGCCAGGGGGCAGTCTATATCAGACTATGTATCGCGGGAGGTCATCGAATTTATCGAAGCCCACGGTTTATATCAGGAGTTGGAACCATGA